One segment of Falco peregrinus isolate bFalPer1 chromosome 4, bFalPer1.pri, whole genome shotgun sequence DNA contains the following:
- the TAB3 gene encoding TGF-beta-activated kinase 1 and MAP3K7-binding protein 3 isoform X3 translates to MAQGSQQLDMQVLHDLRQRFPEIPEGVVSQCMLQNNNNLDACCRALAQESNKYLYMEYHSPDDTRMNRNSLLHINLGIHPHTSYHVGDGAQLNGGRTLVHSSSDGHIDPQRTAGKQLICLVQEPHSAPAVVAASPSYNPFFVNDQNRNAATPPPQPPPQPSSIQPGMNTSAMQGPPPTYMHIPRYSTNPITVTVSQNLPSGQSVPRALQILPQIPSNLYGTPGSIYIRQTSQSSSGRQTPQNTQWHSSPQGPVPHYTPRPLPVYPHQQNYQPSQYSPKQAQIPQSAFRSPPASQCPSPFGSPQHQVQTPQLGHQSSHVFMPPSPSTVPPHPYQQASQTFQKQGGHSVPYLPPFAGPSLSKGSMNKIEITVEPPQRPGTAMNRSPSPISNQPSQRNQHSLYAATTPPSSSPSRALLLHQRARMERLAKELKLEKEELERLKAEVNGMEHDLMQRRLRRVSCTTAIPTPEEMTRLRSLNRQLQINVDCTLKEVDLLQSRGNFDPKAACNFYDNIEPGPVVPPKPYKKEHQNSSKQTPRTQPRDEDFEGAPWNCDSCTFLNHPALNRCEQCEMPRYT, encoded by the exons ATGGCGCAGGGCAGTCAACAACTCGACATGCAGGTTCTCCATGATCTCCGACAACGTTTCCCTGAGATACCTGAAGGGGTGGTATCTCAGTGCATGCTTCAG AACAACAACAACCTAGATGCCTGTTGTCGAGCCCTTGCACAGGAGAGCAACAAATACTTATATATGGAGTACCATAGCCCTGATGACACCAGAATGAATAGAAATAGCCTTTTGCACATTAATCTGGGTATTCATCCTCATACCAGCTATCATGTAGGGGATGGAGCTCAACTTAATGGTGGTCGTACACTGGTACACAGTTCAAGTGATGGACATATTGATCCACAACGCACAGCAGGTAAACAGCTGATATGCTTAGTTCAAGAACCACATTCTGCTCCCGCTGTTGTGGCAGCTTCTCCTAGTTACAATCCATTTTTTGTGAATGACCAGAATAGAAATGCAGCTACTCCTCCTCCACAGCCACCTCCACAGCCATCTTCCATACAACCAGGAATGAACACGTCTGCTATGCAAGGCCCTCCTCCCACGTATATGCACATACCTCGGTACAGTACAAATCCCATTACTGTTACAGTATCGCAAAACCTCCCCTCTGGACAGAGTGTACCCAGAGCTCTACAAATTCTTCCACAGATTCCAAGCAATCTTTATGGGACTCCTGGCTCTATTTATATAAGGCAAACATCTCAGAGTTCTTCAGGACGACAGACTCCCCAGAATACACAGTGGCATTCATCGCCACAGGGCCCAGTTCCACATTATACTCCCCGTCCTTTACCTGTATATCCACATCAACAGAACTACCAACCTTCTCAGTATTCTCCTAAACAAGCCCAGATCCCTCAGTCAGCTTTTCGATCACCACCGGCATCCCAGTGTCCCTCACCTTTTGGTTCTCCTCAACACCAAGTTCAGACTCCTCAGTTGGGTCATCAGAGTTCACATGTTTTCATGCCTCCTAGTCCTTCAACTGTCCCACCCCATCCATATCAGCAAGCATCCCAGACTTTTCAAAAACAAGGTGGTCACTCTGTGCCGTatcttcctccttttgctgGACCTAGTTTATCCAAAGGTTCCATGAATAAAATAGAAATCACAGTCGAGCCACCACAAAGACCTGGGACTGCAATGAACAGAAGTCCTTCACCAATAAGTAATCAACCATCTCAACGAAACCAGCACTCACTGTATGCAGCCACTACTCCTCCTTCAAGCTCTCCATCAAGAG CCTTGCTGTTACATCAACGAGCAAGGATGGAGAGATTAGCAAAGGAACTGAAGCTTGAGAAGGAAGAGCTTGAACGCCTGAAAGCTGAAGTCAATGGTATGGAGCACGATCTAATGCAGAGGCGGCTTCGGAGAGTTAGCTGTACAACTGCAATTCCAACA CCTGAGGAAATGACCAGATTAAGAAGCCTCAACAGACAGCTCCAGATAAATGTTGACTGTACACTGAAAGAAGTTGATCTCCTTCAGTCTAGAG GGAACTTTGATCCGAAAGCCGCATGTAATTTCTATGATAACATAGAGCCTGGTCCTGTTGTGCCACCAAAGCCATATAAAAAGG AACATCAAAACAGCTCCAAACAGACTCCACGGACTCAGCCAAGAGATGAAGACTTCGAAGGGGCTCCATGGAATTGTGATAGCTGCACCTTTCTAAATCATCCGGCACTAAATCGCTGTGAGCAGTGTGAAATGCCACGATACACCTGA
- the TAB3 gene encoding TGF-beta-activated kinase 1 and MAP3K7-binding protein 3 isoform X1, translated as MAQGSQQLDMQVLHDLRQRFPEIPEGVVSQCMLQNNNNLDACCRALAQESNKYLYMEYHSPDDTRMNRNSLLHINLGIHPHTSYHVGDGAQLNGGRTLVHSSSDGHIDPQRTAGKQLICLVQEPHSAPAVVAASPSYNPFFVNDQNRNAATPPPQPPPQPSSIQPGMNTSAMQGPPPTYMHIPRYSTNPITVTVSQNLPSGQSVPRALQILPQIPSNLYGTPGSIYIRQTSQSSSGRQTPQNTQWHSSPQGPVPHYTPRPLPVYPHQQNYQPSQYSPKQAQIPQSAFRSPPASQCPSPFGSPQHQVQTPQLGHQSSHVFMPPSPSTVPPHPYQQASQTFQKQGGHSVPYLPPFAGPSLSKGSMNKIEITVEPPQRPGTAMNRSPSPISNQPSQRNQHSLYAATTPPSSSPSRGMSGQPKPPFSVNPVYITYTQPTGPTGAPTQSPRVMVSQPNPTIFKITVGRAPTENLLNLVDQEERSAAPEPIQPISVIPGSGGEKGSHKYQRSSSSGSDDYAYTQALLLHQRARMERLAKELKLEKEELERLKAEVNGMEHDLMQRRLRRVSCTTAIPTPEEMTRLRSLNRQLQINVDCTLKEVDLLQSRGNFDPKAACNFYDNIEPGPVVPPKPYKKEHQNSSKQTPRTQPRDEDFEGAPWNCDSCTFLNHPALNRCEQCEMPRYT; from the exons ATGGCGCAGGGCAGTCAACAACTCGACATGCAGGTTCTCCATGATCTCCGACAACGTTTCCCTGAGATACCTGAAGGGGTGGTATCTCAGTGCATGCTTCAG AACAACAACAACCTAGATGCCTGTTGTCGAGCCCTTGCACAGGAGAGCAACAAATACTTATATATGGAGTACCATAGCCCTGATGACACCAGAATGAATAGAAATAGCCTTTTGCACATTAATCTGGGTATTCATCCTCATACCAGCTATCATGTAGGGGATGGAGCTCAACTTAATGGTGGTCGTACACTGGTACACAGTTCAAGTGATGGACATATTGATCCACAACGCACAGCAGGTAAACAGCTGATATGCTTAGTTCAAGAACCACATTCTGCTCCCGCTGTTGTGGCAGCTTCTCCTAGTTACAATCCATTTTTTGTGAATGACCAGAATAGAAATGCAGCTACTCCTCCTCCACAGCCACCTCCACAGCCATCTTCCATACAACCAGGAATGAACACGTCTGCTATGCAAGGCCCTCCTCCCACGTATATGCACATACCTCGGTACAGTACAAATCCCATTACTGTTACAGTATCGCAAAACCTCCCCTCTGGACAGAGTGTACCCAGAGCTCTACAAATTCTTCCACAGATTCCAAGCAATCTTTATGGGACTCCTGGCTCTATTTATATAAGGCAAACATCTCAGAGTTCTTCAGGACGACAGACTCCCCAGAATACACAGTGGCATTCATCGCCACAGGGCCCAGTTCCACATTATACTCCCCGTCCTTTACCTGTATATCCACATCAACAGAACTACCAACCTTCTCAGTATTCTCCTAAACAAGCCCAGATCCCTCAGTCAGCTTTTCGATCACCACCGGCATCCCAGTGTCCCTCACCTTTTGGTTCTCCTCAACACCAAGTTCAGACTCCTCAGTTGGGTCATCAGAGTTCACATGTTTTCATGCCTCCTAGTCCTTCAACTGTCCCACCCCATCCATATCAGCAAGCATCCCAGACTTTTCAAAAACAAGGTGGTCACTCTGTGCCGTatcttcctccttttgctgGACCTAGTTTATCCAAAGGTTCCATGAATAAAATAGAAATCACAGTCGAGCCACCACAAAGACCTGGGACTGCAATGAACAGAAGTCCTTCACCAATAAGTAATCAACCATCTCAACGAAACCAGCACTCACTGTATGCAGCCACTACTCCTCCTTCAAGCTCTCCATCAAGAGGTATGTCGGGTCAACCCAAACCTCCATTTAGTGTTAATCCAGTATATATTACCTACACTCAACCAACTGGACCTACAGGTGCACCAACACAGTCTCCTCGGGTAATGGTATCTCAGCCAAACCcaaccatttttaaaatcacagtagGTCGAGCACCGACTGAGAATCTTTTAAATTTAGTGGACCAAGAAGAGCGTTCTGCAGCACCAGAACCTATTCAGCCTATTTCTGTAATCCCAGGatctggaggagaaaaaggaagccATAAGTATCAGAGAAGTTCTAGTTCTGGATCAGATGACTATGCTTACACTCAAG CCTTGCTGTTACATCAACGAGCAAGGATGGAGAGATTAGCAAAGGAACTGAAGCTTGAGAAGGAAGAGCTTGAACGCCTGAAAGCTGAAGTCAATGGTATGGAGCACGATCTAATGCAGAGGCGGCTTCGGAGAGTTAGCTGTACAACTGCAATTCCAACA CCTGAGGAAATGACCAGATTAAGAAGCCTCAACAGACAGCTCCAGATAAATGTTGACTGTACACTGAAAGAAGTTGATCTCCTTCAGTCTAGAG GGAACTTTGATCCGAAAGCCGCATGTAATTTCTATGATAACATAGAGCCTGGTCCTGTTGTGCCACCAAAGCCATATAAAAAGG AACATCAAAACAGCTCCAAACAGACTCCACGGACTCAGCCAAGAGATGAAGACTTCGAAGGGGCTCCATGGAATTGTGATAGCTGCACCTTTCTAAATCATCCGGCACTAAATCGCTGTGAGCAGTGTGAAATGCCACGATACACCTGA
- the TAB3 gene encoding TGF-beta-activated kinase 1 and MAP3K7-binding protein 3 isoform X2 — MAQGSQQLDMQVLHDLRQRFPEIPEGVVSQCMLQNNNNLDACCRALAQESNKYLYMEYHSPDDTRMNRNSLLHINLGIHPHTSYHVGDGAQLNGGRTLVHSSSDGHIDPQRTAGKQLICLVQEPHSAPAVVAASPSYNPFFVNDQNRNAATPPPQPPPQPSSIQPGMNTSAMQGPPPTYMHIPRYSTNPITVTVSQNLPSGQSVPRALQILPQIPSNLYGTPGSIYIRQTSQSSSGRQTPQNTQWHSSPQGPVPHYTPRPLPVYPHQQNYQPSQYSPKQAQIPQSAFRSPPASQCPSPFGSPQHQVQTPQLGHQSSHVFMPPSPSTVPPHPYQQASQTFQKQGGHSVPYLPPFAGPSLSKGSMNKIEITVEPPQRPGTAMNRSPSPISNQPSQRNQHSLYAATTPPSSSPSRGSGGEKGSHKYQRSSSSGSDDYAYTQALLLHQRARMERLAKELKLEKEELERLKAEVNGMEHDLMQRRLRRVSCTTAIPTPEEMTRLRSLNRQLQINVDCTLKEVDLLQSRGNFDPKAACNFYDNIEPGPVVPPKPYKKEHQNSSKQTPRTQPRDEDFEGAPWNCDSCTFLNHPALNRCEQCEMPRYT, encoded by the exons ATGGCGCAGGGCAGTCAACAACTCGACATGCAGGTTCTCCATGATCTCCGACAACGTTTCCCTGAGATACCTGAAGGGGTGGTATCTCAGTGCATGCTTCAG AACAACAACAACCTAGATGCCTGTTGTCGAGCCCTTGCACAGGAGAGCAACAAATACTTATATATGGAGTACCATAGCCCTGATGACACCAGAATGAATAGAAATAGCCTTTTGCACATTAATCTGGGTATTCATCCTCATACCAGCTATCATGTAGGGGATGGAGCTCAACTTAATGGTGGTCGTACACTGGTACACAGTTCAAGTGATGGACATATTGATCCACAACGCACAGCAGGTAAACAGCTGATATGCTTAGTTCAAGAACCACATTCTGCTCCCGCTGTTGTGGCAGCTTCTCCTAGTTACAATCCATTTTTTGTGAATGACCAGAATAGAAATGCAGCTACTCCTCCTCCACAGCCACCTCCACAGCCATCTTCCATACAACCAGGAATGAACACGTCTGCTATGCAAGGCCCTCCTCCCACGTATATGCACATACCTCGGTACAGTACAAATCCCATTACTGTTACAGTATCGCAAAACCTCCCCTCTGGACAGAGTGTACCCAGAGCTCTACAAATTCTTCCACAGATTCCAAGCAATCTTTATGGGACTCCTGGCTCTATTTATATAAGGCAAACATCTCAGAGTTCTTCAGGACGACAGACTCCCCAGAATACACAGTGGCATTCATCGCCACAGGGCCCAGTTCCACATTATACTCCCCGTCCTTTACCTGTATATCCACATCAACAGAACTACCAACCTTCTCAGTATTCTCCTAAACAAGCCCAGATCCCTCAGTCAGCTTTTCGATCACCACCGGCATCCCAGTGTCCCTCACCTTTTGGTTCTCCTCAACACCAAGTTCAGACTCCTCAGTTGGGTCATCAGAGTTCACATGTTTTCATGCCTCCTAGTCCTTCAACTGTCCCACCCCATCCATATCAGCAAGCATCCCAGACTTTTCAAAAACAAGGTGGTCACTCTGTGCCGTatcttcctccttttgctgGACCTAGTTTATCCAAAGGTTCCATGAATAAAATAGAAATCACAGTCGAGCCACCACAAAGACCTGGGACTGCAATGAACAGAAGTCCTTCACCAATAAGTAATCAACCATCTCAACGAAACCAGCACTCACTGTATGCAGCCACTACTCCTCCTTCAAGCTCTCCATCAAGAG GatctggaggagaaaaaggaagccATAAGTATCAGAGAAGTTCTAGTTCTGGATCAGATGACTATGCTTACACTCAAG CCTTGCTGTTACATCAACGAGCAAGGATGGAGAGATTAGCAAAGGAACTGAAGCTTGAGAAGGAAGAGCTTGAACGCCTGAAAGCTGAAGTCAATGGTATGGAGCACGATCTAATGCAGAGGCGGCTTCGGAGAGTTAGCTGTACAACTGCAATTCCAACA CCTGAGGAAATGACCAGATTAAGAAGCCTCAACAGACAGCTCCAGATAAATGTTGACTGTACACTGAAAGAAGTTGATCTCCTTCAGTCTAGAG GGAACTTTGATCCGAAAGCCGCATGTAATTTCTATGATAACATAGAGCCTGGTCCTGTTGTGCCACCAAAGCCATATAAAAAGG AACATCAAAACAGCTCCAAACAGACTCCACGGACTCAGCCAAGAGATGAAGACTTCGAAGGGGCTCCATGGAATTGTGATAGCTGCACCTTTCTAAATCATCCGGCACTAAATCGCTGTGAGCAGTGTGAAATGCCACGATACACCTGA